One Amaranthus tricolor cultivar Red isolate AtriRed21 chromosome 10, ASM2621246v1, whole genome shotgun sequence genomic window carries:
- the LOC130825860 gene encoding uncharacterized protein LOC130825860 has protein sequence MSIICGLPLLECVYCLACARWAWKRCLHTSGHDSEDWGLATAEEFDPVPRLCRYILAVYEDDIRKPLFEPPGGYGINPDCLIAKRTYEDTQRHAPPYIVYLDHDHADIVLAFRGLNLAKGRDYAVLLDNKLGKKKFDGGYVHNGLFSAAVWVLEKEGDLLRELLEKHPDYTLTFAGHSLGSGVAALLTMVAVQNREKLGNIDRKKIRGYAIAPARSVSLNLAVRYADVINSVVLQDDFLPRTATPLEDIFKSLLCLPCILCLRCMRDTCTSEENKLKDPRRLYAPGRLYHIVERKLCRCGRFPPVVRTAVPVDGRFEHIVLSCNATSDHAIIWIEKEAKRALELMQEEDDVMDIPVKQKMERQETIAREHSQEHKAALQRAVTLSVPHAFVPSEYGTFDDLDDEYEHSDGSYQETSSGESSKRKNKKESWDELVARLFDKDESGHLFPKKD, from the exons ATGTCCATCATCTGTGGGTTACCTCTTCTCGAGTGTGTATACTGCTTAGCCTGTGCTCGGTGGGCGTGGAAGCGGTGTCTTCACACGAGTGGCCATGACAGTGAGGATTGGGGGCTTGCTACTGCTGAAGAATTTGACCCCGTACCTCGATTATGTCGGTATATTCTTGCTGTTTATGAAGATGATATAAGAAAACCTCTTTTTGAACCACCTGGAGGTTATGGAATAAACCCAGATTGTTTGATAGCTAAAAGAACATATGAAGATACACAAAGACATGCCCCTCCTTATATAGTGTATCTTGATCATGATCATGCTGATATAGTTCTTGCCTTTAGGGGTTTAAATTTGGCCAAGGGTAGAGATTATGCAGTGCTTTTGGATAATAAGTTGGGGAAGAAGAAATTTGATGGAGGTTATGTGCATAATGGTTTGTTTAGTGCCGCGGTTTGGGTATTGGAGAAAGAGGGTGATTTGCTGAGAGAGCTGCTAGAAAAGCATCCAGATTATACATTAACATTTGCTGGTCATTCCCTTGGCTCGGGTGTTGCTGCACTTTTAACAATGGTGGCTGTGCAAAATCGAGAAAAATTAGGAAATATCGACAGGAAAAAGATTAGAGGCTATGCTATTGCTCCAGCTCGGAGTGTTTCACTTAATCTTGCCGTCAGATATGCAGATGTCATCAACTCTGTTGTGCTGCAG GATGATTTCTTGCCGAGGACTGCCACACCCCTGGAAGATATTTTTAAATCACTTTTATG TTTGCCTTGTATTCTATGCTTAAGGTGTATGAGGGATACATGCACATCAGAGGAAAACAAGCTTAAAGATCCAAGGAGGCTGTATGCACCCGGTCGTCTGTATCACATTGTAGAAAGAAAACTTTGCAG ATGTGGACGGTTTCCTCCGGTTGTTAGGACAGCAGTTCCTGTAGATGGGAGGTTTGAGCACATTGTTCTTTCTTGTAATGCGACTTCTGATCATGCTATTATTTGGATAGAGAAGGAAGCCAAAAGGGCATTGGAG TTAATGCAAGAGGAAGATGATGTGATGGATATTCCAGTAAAGCAAAAGATGGAGAGGCAGGAGACGATAGCCAGGGAACATAGTCAAGAACACAAAGCAGCGCTACAGAGGGCCGTTACACTATCTGTGCCTCATGCTTTTGTACCTTCTGAATATGGAACTTTTGACGATTTGGATGATGAATATGAGCATTCAGATGGATCGTATCAAGAAACATCTTCTGGGGAATCGTCTAAAAGGAAGAATAAGAAGGAAAGTTGGGATGAATTGGTAGCTCGTCTATTCGATAAGGATGAAAGTGGTCATCTCTTCCCCAAAAAAGACTAG
- the LOC130825988 gene encoding 60S ribosomal protein L36-2-like: MAPKQPNTGLFVGLNKGHIVTKKELAPRPSDRKGKTSKRVHFVRSLVREVAGFAPYEKRITELLKVGKDKRALKVAKRKLGTHKRAKKKREEMSNVLRKMRSAGGGEKKK, encoded by the exons ATGGCTCCAAAGCAGCCAAATACAGGTCTTTTTGTGGGTTTGAACAAAGGTCATATTGTCACTAAGAAGGAATTGGCACCGAGACCATCTGATCGCAAAGGG AAAACGAGCAAAAGGGTTCATTTTGTGAGAAGTTTGGTTAGGGAAGTTGCTGGATTTGCTCCATATGAGAAGAGAATCACTGAGCTTCTTAAGGTTGGGAAAGACAAGCGTGCACTCAAAGTGGCCAAAAGAAAGTTGGGTACCCACAAGAGAGCGAAGAAGAAGCGTGAAGAGATGTCCAACGTTCTGCGCAAGatgag GTCTGCTGGAGGAGGAGAAAAGAAGAAGTGA
- the LOC130825990 gene encoding uncharacterized protein LOC130825990 isoform X3 — translation MPEMKPLTEEQEVLTSEETYREAENNYDVKNITQDEANTQNSHHLESKAGTNNDLSLSSEPADVSQREYLDEANKESLSVQEESTSDTNNLDTITMSPDIPQIENIDDSVVASSTVDSRSTIVVSKTEYSLDVGLSENEQRETLTASQTDASMSTLQSSSSVAFLSDSEVLDNSASAVTPETDSNTRGKVLVVPLVVSKEDSALSFPAEIDNVSIGTSSSMETAASGAASFVAKLSADEQRDSSIGDAGRSVSESQSSKNPFTSRGIPAPSMLSAALRVTPGKVLVPAINDQTQSQALMALQVLKVIESDAQPGDICTRREYARWLVSASSALSRNLILKVYPAMYIENVTELAFDDIGPEDSDFTAIQGLAEAGLISSKLSKHDMLSSTDGDIGSFYFHPDSPLSRQDVVTWKMALEKRPLPEADREVLRKISGFIDINRIDPDACPALVADLSAADQGIVALAFGYTRLFQPDKPVTKGQAAIALTTGEAAEVVSEELARIEADSIADKAVAAHNALVAEVEKDINASFEKELMLEKEKIDAVQKMAEEAMQEVERLRAEREEKHIVLMKERATVESEMGVLSRVRNELEEQLQNVMSNKVEISYEKERIEKLKKETEEENQAIIRLQYELEVERKALSIARAWAEDEAKRVQEHAKALEEARDRWERKGLKVVVDENLLEEASPDTTWTTVGKKLSVEETAGRAETLMDKLKFMARKVGGKSKELINEIIQKIQSLVLAVKEWIFDACKRTTEFKDVAVAKVGGSVQELQQNAAGFGTTLKEGTKRAFGDCREGVEKLTQRFKM, via the exons ATGCCAGAAATGAAGCCACTTACGGAAGAGCAAGAAGTATTGACTTCTGAAGAGACTTACAGGGAAGCAGAGAATAATTACGATGTAAAAAACATTACTCAGGATGAAGCTAACACACAAAATAGTCATCATCTAGAGAGCAAGGCAGGAACGAATAATGATCTTTCCTTATCATCAGAACCAGCAGATGTTAGCCAAAGGGAATACCTTGATGAAGCCAACAAAGAGTCTTTATCTGTTCAAGAAGAATCAACATCAGACACAAACAATCTTGATACAATCACAATGTCTCCTGACATTCCTCAAATAGAAAATATAGACGACTCCGTTGTGGCTTCTAGCACTGTAGATTCACGAAGCACCATTGTGGTGAGTAAAACAGAATACAGCCTGGATGTTGGGCTAAGTGAAAATGAGCAGCGAGAAACCCTTACTGCAAGCCAAACAGATGCTTCCATGTCTACACTTCAGTCATCTTCTAGTGTTGCTTTTCTTTCAGATTCTGAAGTTCTAGATAATTCAGCTTCCGCTGTAACTCCAGAAACAGACAGTAATACCCGAGGCAAAGTATTGGTAGTTCCATTAGTTGTAAGCAAGGAAGACAGTGCACTTTCATTTCCTGCTGAAATTGATAATGTATCCATTGGCACTAGTAGTTCAATGGAGACTGCAGCTTCTGGGGCGGCATCTTTTGTTGCTAAACTATCTGCAGATGAACAGCGCGATAGTAGTATTGGTGATGCTGGAAGATCTGTTTCTGAATCACAATCTTCAAAGAATCCCTTTACTTCTCGTGGGATTCCTGCACCTTCAATGCTCTCTGCAGCACTTCGGGTGACTCCTGGAAAGGTTTTGGTCCCCGCAATCAATGATCAAACTCAGTCACAAGCTTTGATGGCATTGCAAGTGTTAAAG GTAATTGAGAGTGATGCTCAACCTGGTGATATCTGCACTCGTCGTGAGTATGCCCGTTGGTTGGTTTCTGCAAGTAGTGCTCTTTCACG AAACTTGATCTTGAAGGTTTATCCAGCTATGTATATTGAAAATGTTACCGAGCTTGCATTTGATGATATTGGACCTGAAGATTCGGACTTCACAGCCATCCAAG GATTGGCAGAAGCTGGACTTATATCTAGCAAGCTCTCAAAACATGATATGCTTTCTTCTACTGATGGAGATATTGGGTCCTTCTACTTCCATCCCGATAG CCCTTTATCTCGTCAAGATGTTGTGACCTGGAAGATGGCCCTGGAGAAAAGGCCGTTACCAGAAGCTGACAGAGag GTTCTGCGCAAAATTTCAGGTTTCATAGACATCAACAGAATTGACCCTGATGCATGTCCTGCACTTGTGGCTGACTTATCTGCAGCAGATCAGGGGATTGTGGCCCTTGCATTCG GCTACACGAGGCTTTTTCAGCCTGATAAACCAGTTACAAAAGGCCAGGCTGCAATTGCTCTTACAACTGGGGAGGCAGCTGAAGTAGTCAGTGAAGAGCTTGCTCGTATTGAAGCAGACTCCATTGCTGACAAAGCAGTTGCTGCACATAACGCATTGGTGGCAGAAGTTGAGAAGGATATAAATGCGAGCTTCGAGAAGGAGCTTATgttggaaaaagaaaaaatagacgCTGTGCAGAAGATGGCTGAAGAAGCAATGCAAGAAGTGGAAAGGCTTAGAGCAGAGAGAGAAGAAAAACACATTGTCCTAATGAAGGAACGAGCTACTGTGGAATCCGAAATGGGAGTTCTTTCTAGAGTGAGAAATGAACTGGAGGAGCAATTGCAAAATGTCATGAGTAACAAGGTTGAAATATCATATGAGAAGGAACGGATTGAAAAGCTTAAGAAAGAGACTGAAGAAGAAAACCAAGCTATTATCCGATTGCAATATGAATTGGAGGTTGAACGAAAGGCTCTTTCCATCGCCCG GGCGTGGGCTGAGGATGAAGCAAAAAGGGTACAAGAGCATGCAAAAGCACTGGAGGAGGCTAGAGATCGCTGGGAGAGAAAAGGCCTGAAAGTGGTCGTTGATGAGAATCTTCTGGAAGAGGCCTCACCTGATACTACATGGACTACTGTGGGGAAAAAGCTCTCAGTAGAAGAAACAGCTGGGAGGGCTGAAACTTTGATGGACAAGCTCAAGTTCATGGCAAGGAAAGTTGGTGGGAAATCGAAAGAGTTAATTAACGAGATCATCCAGAAGATACAGTCTCTAGTGTTAGCAGTCAAAGAATGGATTTTCGACGCATGCAAGCGAACAACAGAGTTCAAAGACGTTGCTGTTGCAAAAGTAGGTGGATCAGTACAAGAGTTGCAACAAAATGCAGCTGGTTTCGGTACAACATTGAAGGAAGGAACTAAACGTGCTTTTGGGGACTGTAGAGAAGGTGTCGAGAAGCTAACTCAGAGGTTTAAAATGTAA
- the LOC130825990 gene encoding uncharacterized protein LOC130825990 isoform X1: MGLLSATPGATTWSYQLQLNFKFRKSLSPFLFVRAKVSCYNDRHIHKFKVHCVAQDEAKNESNESKSGGSGDSWIKLNTSKVDSALSDWFGNSDQLNDSGQTYGIAGILGVGLAGVLLFAGITSAALSIGKRSSSRTMPEMKPLTEEQEVLTSEETYREAENNYDVKNITQDEANTQNSHHLESKAGTNNDLSLSSEPADVSQREYLDEANKESLSVQEESTSDTNNLDTITMSPDIPQIENIDDSVVASSTVDSRSTIVVSKTEYSLDVGLSENEQRETLTASQTDASMSTLQSSSSVAFLSDSEVLDNSASAVTPETDSNTRGKVLVVPLVVSKEDSALSFPAEIDNVSIGTSSSMETAASGAASFVAKLSADEQRDSSIGDAGRSVSESQSSKNPFTSRGIPAPSMLSAALRVTPGKVLVPAINDQTQSQALMALQVLKVIESDAQPGDICTRREYARWLVSASSALSRNLILKVYPAMYIENVTELAFDDIGPEDSDFTAIQGLAEAGLISSKLSKHDMLSSTDGDIGSFYFHPDSPLSRQDVVTWKMALEKRPLPEADREVLRKISGFIDINRIDPDACPALVADLSAADQGIVALAFGYTRLFQPDKPVTKGQAAIALTTGEAAEVVSEELARIEADSIADKAVAAHNALVAEVEKDINASFEKELMLEKEKIDAVQKMAEEAMQEVERLRAEREEKHIVLMKERATVESEMGVLSRVRNELEEQLQNVMSNKVEISYEKERIEKLKKETEEENQAIIRLQYELEVERKALSIARAWAEDEAKRVQEHAKALEEARDRWERKGLKVVVDENLLEEASPDTTWTTVGKKLSVEETAGRAETLMDKLKFMARKVGGKSKELINEIIQKIQSLVLAVKEWIFDACKRTTEFKDVAVAKVGGSVQELQQNAAGFGTTLKEGTKRAFGDCREGVEKLTQRFKM; the protein is encoded by the exons ATGGGTTTATTGTCAGCTACACCTGGAGCAACAACATGGTCTTATCAACTTCAATTGAATTTCAAGTTTCGGAAATCTCTTTCGCCATTTTTGTTTGTAAGAGCAAAAGTTTCTTGCTATAATGATCGTCATATACATAAATTCAAGGTTCATTGTGTTGCGCAAGATGAAGCTAAGAATGAAAGTAATGAGTCGAAAAGTGGTGGTTCTGGTGATTCTTGGATTAAGTTGAATACTTCAAAAGTGGATTCTGCTTTGTCTGATTGGTTTGGAAATTCTGACCAACTTAATGATTCTGGGCAGACATATGGAATTGCAG GAATTCTGGGAGTAGGGCTTGCTGGTGTTTTACTTTTTGCAGGAATTACCTCTGCGGCATTGTCAATAGGCAAGAGGAGCAGCTCTA GGACCATGCCAGAAATGAAGCCACTTACGGAAGAGCAAGAAGTATTGACTTCTGAAGAGACTTACAGGGAAGCAGAGAATAATTACGATGTAAAAAACATTACTCAGGATGAAGCTAACACACAAAATAGTCATCATCTAGAGAGCAAGGCAGGAACGAATAATGATCTTTCCTTATCATCAGAACCAGCAGATGTTAGCCAAAGGGAATACCTTGATGAAGCCAACAAAGAGTCTTTATCTGTTCAAGAAGAATCAACATCAGACACAAACAATCTTGATACAATCACAATGTCTCCTGACATTCCTCAAATAGAAAATATAGACGACTCCGTTGTGGCTTCTAGCACTGTAGATTCACGAAGCACCATTGTGGTGAGTAAAACAGAATACAGCCTGGATGTTGGGCTAAGTGAAAATGAGCAGCGAGAAACCCTTACTGCAAGCCAAACAGATGCTTCCATGTCTACACTTCAGTCATCTTCTAGTGTTGCTTTTCTTTCAGATTCTGAAGTTCTAGATAATTCAGCTTCCGCTGTAACTCCAGAAACAGACAGTAATACCCGAGGCAAAGTATTGGTAGTTCCATTAGTTGTAAGCAAGGAAGACAGTGCACTTTCATTTCCTGCTGAAATTGATAATGTATCCATTGGCACTAGTAGTTCAATGGAGACTGCAGCTTCTGGGGCGGCATCTTTTGTTGCTAAACTATCTGCAGATGAACAGCGCGATAGTAGTATTGGTGATGCTGGAAGATCTGTTTCTGAATCACAATCTTCAAAGAATCCCTTTACTTCTCGTGGGATTCCTGCACCTTCAATGCTCTCTGCAGCACTTCGGGTGACTCCTGGAAAGGTTTTGGTCCCCGCAATCAATGATCAAACTCAGTCACAAGCTTTGATGGCATTGCAAGTGTTAAAG GTAATTGAGAGTGATGCTCAACCTGGTGATATCTGCACTCGTCGTGAGTATGCCCGTTGGTTGGTTTCTGCAAGTAGTGCTCTTTCACG AAACTTGATCTTGAAGGTTTATCCAGCTATGTATATTGAAAATGTTACCGAGCTTGCATTTGATGATATTGGACCTGAAGATTCGGACTTCACAGCCATCCAAG GATTGGCAGAAGCTGGACTTATATCTAGCAAGCTCTCAAAACATGATATGCTTTCTTCTACTGATGGAGATATTGGGTCCTTCTACTTCCATCCCGATAG CCCTTTATCTCGTCAAGATGTTGTGACCTGGAAGATGGCCCTGGAGAAAAGGCCGTTACCAGAAGCTGACAGAGag GTTCTGCGCAAAATTTCAGGTTTCATAGACATCAACAGAATTGACCCTGATGCATGTCCTGCACTTGTGGCTGACTTATCTGCAGCAGATCAGGGGATTGTGGCCCTTGCATTCG GCTACACGAGGCTTTTTCAGCCTGATAAACCAGTTACAAAAGGCCAGGCTGCAATTGCTCTTACAACTGGGGAGGCAGCTGAAGTAGTCAGTGAAGAGCTTGCTCGTATTGAAGCAGACTCCATTGCTGACAAAGCAGTTGCTGCACATAACGCATTGGTGGCAGAAGTTGAGAAGGATATAAATGCGAGCTTCGAGAAGGAGCTTATgttggaaaaagaaaaaatagacgCTGTGCAGAAGATGGCTGAAGAAGCAATGCAAGAAGTGGAAAGGCTTAGAGCAGAGAGAGAAGAAAAACACATTGTCCTAATGAAGGAACGAGCTACTGTGGAATCCGAAATGGGAGTTCTTTCTAGAGTGAGAAATGAACTGGAGGAGCAATTGCAAAATGTCATGAGTAACAAGGTTGAAATATCATATGAGAAGGAACGGATTGAAAAGCTTAAGAAAGAGACTGAAGAAGAAAACCAAGCTATTATCCGATTGCAATATGAATTGGAGGTTGAACGAAAGGCTCTTTCCATCGCCCG GGCGTGGGCTGAGGATGAAGCAAAAAGGGTACAAGAGCATGCAAAAGCACTGGAGGAGGCTAGAGATCGCTGGGAGAGAAAAGGCCTGAAAGTGGTCGTTGATGAGAATCTTCTGGAAGAGGCCTCACCTGATACTACATGGACTACTGTGGGGAAAAAGCTCTCAGTAGAAGAAACAGCTGGGAGGGCTGAAACTTTGATGGACAAGCTCAAGTTCATGGCAAGGAAAGTTGGTGGGAAATCGAAAGAGTTAATTAACGAGATCATCCAGAAGATACAGTCTCTAGTGTTAGCAGTCAAAGAATGGATTTTCGACGCATGCAAGCGAACAACAGAGTTCAAAGACGTTGCTGTTGCAAAAGTAGGTGGATCAGTACAAGAGTTGCAACAAAATGCAGCTGGTTTCGGTACAACATTGAAGGAAGGAACTAAACGTGCTTTTGGGGACTGTAGAGAAGGTGTCGAGAAGCTAACTCAGAGGTTTAAAATGTAA
- the LOC130825990 gene encoding uncharacterized protein LOC130825990 isoform X2 has translation MRCGLVVPFWISGILGVGLAGVLLFAGITSAALSIGKRSSSRTMPEMKPLTEEQEVLTSEETYREAENNYDVKNITQDEANTQNSHHLESKAGTNNDLSLSSEPADVSQREYLDEANKESLSVQEESTSDTNNLDTITMSPDIPQIENIDDSVVASSTVDSRSTIVVSKTEYSLDVGLSENEQRETLTASQTDASMSTLQSSSSVAFLSDSEVLDNSASAVTPETDSNTRGKVLVVPLVVSKEDSALSFPAEIDNVSIGTSSSMETAASGAASFVAKLSADEQRDSSIGDAGRSVSESQSSKNPFTSRGIPAPSMLSAALRVTPGKVLVPAINDQTQSQALMALQVLKVIESDAQPGDICTRREYARWLVSASSALSRNLILKVYPAMYIENVTELAFDDIGPEDSDFTAIQGLAEAGLISSKLSKHDMLSSTDGDIGSFYFHPDSPLSRQDVVTWKMALEKRPLPEADREVLRKISGFIDINRIDPDACPALVADLSAADQGIVALAFGYTRLFQPDKPVTKGQAAIALTTGEAAEVVSEELARIEADSIADKAVAAHNALVAEVEKDINASFEKELMLEKEKIDAVQKMAEEAMQEVERLRAEREEKHIVLMKERATVESEMGVLSRVRNELEEQLQNVMSNKVEISYEKERIEKLKKETEEENQAIIRLQYELEVERKALSIARAWAEDEAKRVQEHAKALEEARDRWERKGLKVVVDENLLEEASPDTTWTTVGKKLSVEETAGRAETLMDKLKFMARKVGGKSKELINEIIQKIQSLVLAVKEWIFDACKRTTEFKDVAVAKVGGSVQELQQNAAGFGTTLKEGTKRAFGDCREGVEKLTQRFKM, from the exons atgcgatgcggccttgttgTTCCATT CTGGATTTCAGGAATTCTGGGAGTAGGGCTTGCTGGTGTTTTACTTTTTGCAGGAATTACCTCTGCGGCATTGTCAATAGGCAAGAGGAGCAGCTCTA GGACCATGCCAGAAATGAAGCCACTTACGGAAGAGCAAGAAGTATTGACTTCTGAAGAGACTTACAGGGAAGCAGAGAATAATTACGATGTAAAAAACATTACTCAGGATGAAGCTAACACACAAAATAGTCATCATCTAGAGAGCAAGGCAGGAACGAATAATGATCTTTCCTTATCATCAGAACCAGCAGATGTTAGCCAAAGGGAATACCTTGATGAAGCCAACAAAGAGTCTTTATCTGTTCAAGAAGAATCAACATCAGACACAAACAATCTTGATACAATCACAATGTCTCCTGACATTCCTCAAATAGAAAATATAGACGACTCCGTTGTGGCTTCTAGCACTGTAGATTCACGAAGCACCATTGTGGTGAGTAAAACAGAATACAGCCTGGATGTTGGGCTAAGTGAAAATGAGCAGCGAGAAACCCTTACTGCAAGCCAAACAGATGCTTCCATGTCTACACTTCAGTCATCTTCTAGTGTTGCTTTTCTTTCAGATTCTGAAGTTCTAGATAATTCAGCTTCCGCTGTAACTCCAGAAACAGACAGTAATACCCGAGGCAAAGTATTGGTAGTTCCATTAGTTGTAAGCAAGGAAGACAGTGCACTTTCATTTCCTGCTGAAATTGATAATGTATCCATTGGCACTAGTAGTTCAATGGAGACTGCAGCTTCTGGGGCGGCATCTTTTGTTGCTAAACTATCTGCAGATGAACAGCGCGATAGTAGTATTGGTGATGCTGGAAGATCTGTTTCTGAATCACAATCTTCAAAGAATCCCTTTACTTCTCGTGGGATTCCTGCACCTTCAATGCTCTCTGCAGCACTTCGGGTGACTCCTGGAAAGGTTTTGGTCCCCGCAATCAATGATCAAACTCAGTCACAAGCTTTGATGGCATTGCAAGTGTTAAAG GTAATTGAGAGTGATGCTCAACCTGGTGATATCTGCACTCGTCGTGAGTATGCCCGTTGGTTGGTTTCTGCAAGTAGTGCTCTTTCACG AAACTTGATCTTGAAGGTTTATCCAGCTATGTATATTGAAAATGTTACCGAGCTTGCATTTGATGATATTGGACCTGAAGATTCGGACTTCACAGCCATCCAAG GATTGGCAGAAGCTGGACTTATATCTAGCAAGCTCTCAAAACATGATATGCTTTCTTCTACTGATGGAGATATTGGGTCCTTCTACTTCCATCCCGATAG CCCTTTATCTCGTCAAGATGTTGTGACCTGGAAGATGGCCCTGGAGAAAAGGCCGTTACCAGAAGCTGACAGAGag GTTCTGCGCAAAATTTCAGGTTTCATAGACATCAACAGAATTGACCCTGATGCATGTCCTGCACTTGTGGCTGACTTATCTGCAGCAGATCAGGGGATTGTGGCCCTTGCATTCG GCTACACGAGGCTTTTTCAGCCTGATAAACCAGTTACAAAAGGCCAGGCTGCAATTGCTCTTACAACTGGGGAGGCAGCTGAAGTAGTCAGTGAAGAGCTTGCTCGTATTGAAGCAGACTCCATTGCTGACAAAGCAGTTGCTGCACATAACGCATTGGTGGCAGAAGTTGAGAAGGATATAAATGCGAGCTTCGAGAAGGAGCTTATgttggaaaaagaaaaaatagacgCTGTGCAGAAGATGGCTGAAGAAGCAATGCAAGAAGTGGAAAGGCTTAGAGCAGAGAGAGAAGAAAAACACATTGTCCTAATGAAGGAACGAGCTACTGTGGAATCCGAAATGGGAGTTCTTTCTAGAGTGAGAAATGAACTGGAGGAGCAATTGCAAAATGTCATGAGTAACAAGGTTGAAATATCATATGAGAAGGAACGGATTGAAAAGCTTAAGAAAGAGACTGAAGAAGAAAACCAAGCTATTATCCGATTGCAATATGAATTGGAGGTTGAACGAAAGGCTCTTTCCATCGCCCG GGCGTGGGCTGAGGATGAAGCAAAAAGGGTACAAGAGCATGCAAAAGCACTGGAGGAGGCTAGAGATCGCTGGGAGAGAAAAGGCCTGAAAGTGGTCGTTGATGAGAATCTTCTGGAAGAGGCCTCACCTGATACTACATGGACTACTGTGGGGAAAAAGCTCTCAGTAGAAGAAACAGCTGGGAGGGCTGAAACTTTGATGGACAAGCTCAAGTTCATGGCAAGGAAAGTTGGTGGGAAATCGAAAGAGTTAATTAACGAGATCATCCAGAAGATACAGTCTCTAGTGTTAGCAGTCAAAGAATGGATTTTCGACGCATGCAAGCGAACAACAGAGTTCAAAGACGTTGCTGTTGCAAAAGTAGGTGGATCAGTACAAGAGTTGCAACAAAATGCAGCTGGTTTCGGTACAACATTGAAGGAAGGAACTAAACGTGCTTTTGGGGACTGTAGAGAAGGTGTCGAGAAGCTAACTCAGAGGTTTAAAATGTAA